One stretch of Aeromicrobium fastidiosum DNA includes these proteins:
- the trmB gene encoding tRNA (guanosine(46)-N7)-methyltransferase TrmB, with protein sequence MEPAPYRTEPVSFTRRGGRLSERQQAAWDALSSTYVTEAPDNGPETSIDPSYVLDPTALFGREAPLVVEIGTGRGEAVVHAAEQHPELNFLGLEVYVPGVAQTLVTMRHRGVENVRLMIVNAAEALSTMLAPASVHELRVWFPDPWHKKRHNKRRLVTPAFAELAARVVEPGGRWRLATDWQEYADQMRDVLAGSADFDFDGDWAPRFEGRPLTRFEDKGLRVDRDIRDLVAVRRTPGSDVPTL encoded by the coding sequence GTGGAACCCGCCCCCTACCGCACCGAGCCCGTCTCGTTCACCCGCCGCGGCGGCCGTCTCTCCGAGCGCCAGCAGGCCGCGTGGGACGCCCTGTCGTCCACCTACGTGACCGAGGCGCCCGACAACGGGCCCGAGACGTCGATCGACCCGTCGTACGTCCTCGACCCGACCGCCCTGTTCGGCCGCGAGGCACCCCTGGTCGTCGAGATCGGCACCGGACGCGGTGAGGCCGTCGTGCACGCCGCGGAGCAGCACCCCGAGCTCAACTTCCTGGGTCTCGAGGTCTACGTGCCCGGCGTTGCGCAGACCCTCGTCACGATGCGTCACCGCGGCGTCGAGAACGTCCGGCTCATGATCGTCAACGCGGCCGAGGCGCTCAGCACGATGCTCGCTCCGGCGTCCGTGCACGAGCTGCGGGTCTGGTTCCCTGATCCTTGGCACAAGAAGCGGCACAACAAGCGCCGTCTCGTCACGCCTGCCTTCGCCGAGCTGGCCGCGCGCGTCGTCGAGCCGGGTGGACGGTGGCGCCTCGCGACCGACTGGCAGGAGTACGCCGACCAGATGCGCGACGTGCTGGCGGGCAGCGCCGACTTCGATTTCGACGGTGACTGGGCCCCCCGGTTCGAGGGACGCCCGCTGACCCGCTTCGAGGACAAGGGACTGCGCGTCGACCGCGACATCCGCGACCTCGTGGCGGTTCGGCGGACGCCCGGGAGCGACGTGCCGACCCTCTAG
- a CDS encoding DUF3052 family protein, translated as MTTDVTNAEKLRISDGFVVWIIGTTVEETSVLDPMPEGAEMIETRDEDAPESVDAAILFADDRTRLADSFDDVLPQLGSIPVVWVAYAIREDDIDEDSIQELVADYGWFAEESILLDDTWAALRIEQS; from the coding sequence ATGACCACCGACGTGACGAACGCCGAGAAGCTGCGGATCTCCGACGGGTTCGTGGTGTGGATCATCGGGACCACGGTCGAGGAGACCTCGGTGCTCGATCCCATGCCGGAGGGTGCCGAGATGATCGAGACCCGCGACGAGGACGCGCCGGAGTCGGTCGACGCGGCGATCCTGTTCGCCGACGACCGCACACGGCTCGCCGACAGCTTCGACGACGTGCTGCCACAGCTCGGATCGATCCCCGTCGTGTGGGTCGCCTACGCGATCCGCGAGGACGACATCGACGAGGACTCCATCCAGGAGCTCGTCGCCGACTACGGCTGGTTCGCCGAGGAGTCGATCCTGCTCGACGACACCTGGGCTGCGCTCCGCATCGAGCAGTCGTAG
- a CDS encoding GNAT family N-acetyltransferase codes for MILSSPDPAADPFVATAVLGLQLASYAVEAELVGDDRLPPLLEDAHALAAWRGRWLMAWDGVELVGAVAWTGVGDHVDLAKVMVSPPAMRRGVATAMLSRVLSATDGRDVVVSTGRDNAPAVSFYARHGFVREADEHVPPGIWTTRFRLARG; via the coding sequence ATGATCCTGTCCTCGCCCGACCCGGCCGCCGACCCGTTCGTCGCGACAGCCGTGCTGGGGCTGCAGCTCGCGTCGTACGCCGTCGAGGCCGAGCTGGTCGGGGACGACCGTCTGCCACCGCTGCTCGAGGACGCACACGCCCTGGCCGCCTGGCGAGGACGTTGGCTCATGGCGTGGGACGGCGTCGAGCTCGTCGGCGCGGTCGCGTGGACCGGCGTCGGCGACCACGTCGACCTCGCCAAGGTCATGGTCAGCCCGCCGGCGATGCGCAGGGGGGTGGCCACGGCGATGCTGAGTCGGGTGCTCAGCGCGACGGACGGACGCGACGTCGTCGTGTCGACGGGCCGCGACAACGCTCCTGCGGTCTCGTTCTACGCGCGGCACGGCTTCGTCCGCGAGGCCGACGAGCACGTGCCGCCGGGCATCTGGACCACCCGATTCAGGCTCGCGCGAGGCTAG
- a CDS encoding aldo/keto reductase, protein MDTRTLGRTGRDVSVVGLGTWQLGADWGDVSHEDAVAVLDAAVDEGVTFFDTADVYGDGRSEQIIGEYLRSRPELDVFVATKMGRRGEQVTDSFTMDNFRTWTDRSRGNLGVETLDLVQLHCPPSAVFADDRVFDALDTLVDEKVMAAYGVSVETVDEALTAIARPHVASVQIILNVFRLKPLDEVLPAAREAGVGIIARVPLASGLLSGRYTEQTTFAADDHRTYNRSGEAFDVGETFSGVDFATGVAAAREFGALVPSGVRPSEAAIAWILAQDGVTAAIPGARNVEQARGNAAAAAVDLPDGFDADVHEIYDRLLRAEIHPRW, encoded by the coding sequence ATGGACACCCGCACACTCGGACGCACGGGACGCGACGTCTCCGTGGTCGGCCTCGGCACCTGGCAGCTGGGTGCCGACTGGGGCGACGTCAGTCACGAGGACGCCGTCGCGGTGCTCGACGCCGCGGTCGACGAGGGGGTGACGTTCTTCGATACTGCCGACGTCTACGGAGACGGCCGCAGCGAGCAGATCATCGGCGAGTACCTGCGCAGCCGGCCCGAGCTCGACGTGTTCGTCGCGACCAAGATGGGCCGCCGCGGCGAGCAGGTGACGGACAGCTTCACGATGGACAACTTCCGCACCTGGACCGACAGGTCGCGCGGCAACCTCGGCGTCGAGACCCTCGACCTCGTTCAGCTGCACTGTCCGCCGAGCGCGGTGTTCGCCGACGACCGGGTCTTCGACGCCCTCGACACGCTGGTCGACGAGAAGGTCATGGCGGCCTACGGCGTCAGCGTCGAGACGGTCGACGAGGCGCTGACCGCGATCGCCCGCCCCCACGTCGCGAGCGTCCAGATCATCCTCAACGTGTTCCGGCTCAAGCCCCTCGACGAGGTGCTGCCGGCCGCGCGCGAGGCAGGCGTCGGCATCATCGCCAGGGTGCCGCTGGCGTCCGGGCTGCTGTCGGGTCGCTACACCGAGCAGACCACGTTCGCCGCCGACGACCACCGCACCTACAACCGGTCCGGCGAGGCGTTCGACGTCGGCGAGACGTTCTCCGGCGTCGACTTCGCGACGGGGGTCGCCGCGGCGCGCGAGTTCGGTGCGCTGGTGCCCTCCGGCGTCCGACCGTCAGAGGCGGCGATCGCCTGGATCCTGGCGCAGGACGGCGTCACCGCGGCCATCCCTGGTGCGCGCAACGTCGAGCAGGCGCGAGGCAACGCGGCCGCGGCTGCCGTCGACCTGCCGGACGGCTTCGACGCCGACGTCCACGAGATCTACGACCGGCTGCTACGGGCGGAGATCCATCCCCGCTGGTAG
- a CDS encoding putative quinol monooxygenase, with product MSINVVAVITAKPGSEDVVREALKGLVEPTRDEAGCIAYDLSESTVAAGTFITVEEWDGQSDLDAHMQTPHIQSALSVLGSELAAAPAIHPLQPLIVG from the coding sequence ATGAGCATCAACGTCGTCGCCGTCATCACCGCCAAGCCCGGTTCGGAGGACGTCGTGCGCGAGGCGCTGAAGGGCCTCGTCGAGCCGACCCGCGACGAGGCGGGGTGCATCGCGTACGACCTGTCGGAGTCGACCGTCGCCGCCGGCACCTTCATCACGGTCGAGGAGTGGGACGGCCAGTCCGACCTCGACGCGCACATGCAGACCCCGCACATCCAGTCGGCCCTCTCGGTGCTGGGGTCCGAGCTCGCCGCCGCACCGGCGATCCACCCGCTGCAGCCGTTGATCGTCGGCTGA
- a CDS encoding NAD(P)-dependent oxidoreductase, giving the protein MTSRTLHVTVPDESWLESLDDLEGVELSVWDMGAPQPEHHVDLALRPYTLAAGGLEVLDADRLDVVQSQLLGFDGVADSLPDGIVYCNAVGVHEGSTAELAVALLLASQREIDRYARETGQWNKSFTASLIDRRLMLLGTGGIGREIEKRLGGFGAELVRVASTSREDDRGTVHGQDELPDLLPTVDAVLLAVPLSDSTTRLVDDAFLTALPDGAVVVNVSRGKVVDTDAVVRQAGRIRLAADVTDPEPLPPEHPLWTTPGILISPHVGGMSSAMRPRIEAVVRRQVARLLAGQRPDDVVLG; this is encoded by the coding sequence ATGACCTCCCGCACCCTGCACGTGACCGTCCCCGACGAGAGCTGGCTCGAGAGCCTGGACGACCTCGAGGGCGTCGAGCTGTCGGTGTGGGACATGGGGGCCCCGCAGCCCGAGCACCACGTCGATCTGGCTCTGCGGCCGTACACCCTGGCCGCTGGAGGGCTCGAGGTCCTCGACGCCGACCGGCTCGACGTCGTCCAGTCGCAGCTGCTCGGCTTCGATGGCGTGGCCGATTCCTTGCCGGACGGGATCGTCTACTGCAACGCCGTCGGGGTCCACGAGGGGTCGACGGCCGAGCTCGCGGTGGCCCTGCTGCTGGCGTCCCAGCGCGAGATCGACCGCTATGCGCGCGAGACCGGGCAGTGGAACAAGAGCTTCACCGCGAGCCTCATCGACCGGCGGCTGATGCTGCTCGGGACGGGTGGAATCGGCCGGGAGATCGAGAAACGGCTCGGGGGCTTCGGTGCCGAGCTGGTGCGCGTCGCCTCGACGTCCCGTGAGGATGACCGCGGCACGGTGCACGGCCAGGACGAGCTCCCCGACCTGCTGCCCACCGTCGATGCGGTGCTGCTGGCCGTCCCGCTGTCGGACAGCACCACGCGGCTCGTCGACGATGCGTTCCTGACGGCGCTGCCCGATGGTGCCGTCGTCGTCAACGTCTCGCGCGGCAAGGTCGTCGACACCGATGCCGTCGTGCGCCAAGCCGGACGCATCCGGCTGGCCGCCGACGTCACCGACCCCGAACCGCTCCCGCCCGAGCACCCGCTGTGGACGACGCCGGGCATCCTGATCTCCCCGCACGTCGGCGGGATGTCGAGCGCCATGCGTCCTCGCATCGAGGCCGTGGTCCGCCGCCAGGTCGCTCGGCTGCTCGCGGGACAGCGCCCGGACGACGTTGTCCTAGGCTGA
- a CDS encoding Ppx/GppA phosphatase family protein has product MPEHRARVAAIDCGTNSIRLLISDVGDDDKSDLLREMRVVRLGQDVDRTHHLAEDAIARTLQATREYAELIAMFGVTDIRFCATSAVRDADNAAELEDAVEGILGVRPVVLAGLDEARASFLGATRGLDSVRTLVVDIGGGSTEIVVGTGDSIEWSVSLDIGSVRLTERFLAGDPAPVAEVTACMDHVDAVLAPVVSQIAPVGSFVGVAGTVTTVAAHSLGLPSYDSAAIHLARLDLDDVSAACLSLAQMTIADRRALPFMHPGRADVIGAGSLILDRLVALLPLETDTLVVSEHDILDGIAWDMAT; this is encoded by the coding sequence ATGCCTGAGCATCGCGCCCGAGTCGCTGCGATCGACTGCGGCACCAACTCCATCCGTCTGCTGATCAGCGACGTGGGTGACGACGACAAGTCCGACCTCCTGCGCGAGATGCGCGTCGTCCGTCTCGGACAGGACGTCGACCGCACCCACCACCTCGCCGAGGACGCCATCGCCCGCACCCTGCAGGCCACCCGCGAGTACGCCGAGCTCATCGCGATGTTCGGGGTCACCGACATCCGGTTCTGCGCCACGTCGGCGGTGCGCGATGCCGACAACGCGGCCGAGCTGGAGGACGCCGTCGAGGGCATCCTCGGTGTCCGACCCGTCGTGCTCGCGGGGCTCGACGAGGCCCGGGCATCGTTCCTGGGCGCGACCCGTGGGCTCGATTCGGTGCGCACGCTCGTGGTCGACATCGGGGGAGGGTCGACCGAGATCGTCGTCGGTACCGGCGACAGCATCGAGTGGTCGGTGTCGCTCGACATCGGCTCGGTGCGGCTCACCGAGAGGTTCCTCGCGGGCGACCCGGCACCCGTCGCGGAGGTCACGGCGTGCATGGACCACGTCGACGCGGTGCTCGCGCCCGTCGTGTCGCAGATCGCGCCGGTCGGCTCGTTCGTGGGGGTCGCGGGCACCGTCACGACGGTCGCGGCCCACTCGCTGGGTCTGCCGTCGTACGACTCCGCGGCCATCCACCTGGCCCGGCTCGACCTCGACGACGTGAGCGCCGCGTGCCTGTCACTGGCCCAGATGACGATCGCCGACCGTCGCGCCCTGCCGTTCATGCACCCCGGACGCGCCGACGTCATCGGTGCCGGGTCGCTGATCCTGGATCGTCTGGTGGCCCTGCTGCCGCTCGAGACCGACACCCTCGTGGTCAGCGAGCACGACATCCTCGACGGCATCGCCTGGGACATGGCCACCTGA
- a CDS encoding DUF501 domain-containing protein translates to MTVAQADLDAVADQLGRPPRGILEIMSRCPSGHPNVVKTEPRLDDGTPFPTMFYLTCPRLAGEIGTLEASGLMREMSARLLEDQALAEAYQRAHDEYLAEREALGHVPEIDGITAGGMPTRVKCLHVLAGHSLAKGPGVNPLGDETLELLGEWWRGSPCDPEWVAPVDD, encoded by the coding sequence GTGACAGTCGCCCAGGCCGACCTCGACGCCGTCGCCGACCAGCTCGGACGTCCCCCGCGGGGCATCCTCGAGATCATGTCGCGCTGCCCGTCCGGCCATCCCAACGTGGTCAAGACCGAGCCGCGGCTCGACGACGGCACGCCGTTCCCGACGATGTTCTACCTGACGTGCCCGCGCCTGGCCGGCGAGATCGGCACGCTCGAGGCGTCCGGCCTGATGCGCGAGATGAGCGCCCGGCTGCTCGAGGACCAGGCCCTCGCCGAGGCCTACCAGCGCGCGCACGACGAGTACCTCGCCGAGCGCGAGGCGCTCGGCCACGTGCCCGAGATCGACGGCATCACGGCCGGCGGCATGCCGACCCGGGTCAAGTGCCTGCACGTGCTGGCCGGCCACTCCCTGGCCAAGGGCCCCGGCGTCAACCCGCTCGGCGACGAGACGCTCGAGCTGCTCGGGGAGTGGTGGCGGGGCAGCCCGTGCGACCCCGAGTGGGTCGCGCCCGTCGACGACTGA
- a CDS encoding FtsB family cell division protein has translation MLLAVVLLLIASYTSTLHAWWQQRSEIQATRAEIATRKESIVELEDQISRWDDPAYVKQQAKERFGWVSPGEVGYRVIGSDGKVQGADVPTLDAPPRPADPEWYDKLWGSVKEAGKKPTPAPTTEPEPDKVLKNQ, from the coding sequence GTGCTGCTCGCGGTCGTCCTGCTGCTCATCGCGTCGTACACGTCGACGTTGCACGCGTGGTGGCAGCAGCGCTCCGAGATCCAGGCCACCAGGGCTGAGATCGCGACGCGCAAGGAGTCGATCGTCGAGCTCGAGGACCAGATCTCCCGCTGGGACGACCCCGCGTACGTCAAGCAGCAGGCCAAGGAACGCTTCGGCTGGGTCTCGCCGGGCGAGGTCGGATACCGGGTCATCGGCAGCGACGGCAAGGTGCAGGGCGCCGACGTCCCGACGCTCGACGCACCTCCCCGGCCGGCCGACCCCGAGTGGTACGACAAGCTCTGGGGCAGCGTCAAGGAGGCCGGCAAGAAGCCCACCCCCGCCCCGACCACCGAACCCGAACCCGACAAGGTGCTGAAGAACCAGTGA
- the eno gene encoding phosphopyruvate hydratase, producing MARIDAVGAREILDSRGNPTVEVEVALDDGTIGRAAVPSGASTGAFEAVELRDGDKKRYLGKGVLKAVAGVNNTIGPALVGFEADDQRAIDLAMLGLDGTANKATLGANAILGVSLAAARAAADSAKLPLFRYVGGPNAHVLPVPMMNILNGGSHADSNVDIQEFMIAPIGAPTFSEALRQGAEVYHALKSVLNERGLSTGLGDEGGFAPNLDSNRAALELISVAVEKAGLKVGTDIAMALDVAASEFFSASSSGTGSYSFEGQQKSAEEMSAYYAQLAADFPIVSIEDPLDEDDWEGWTTLTETIGDDVQIVGDDLFVTNVERLTRGISEGAANALLVKVNQIGSLTETLDSVDLAHRHGFSCMMSHRSGETEDTTIADLAVATNCGQIKTGAPARSDRVAKYNQLLRIEELLGSAASYAGASAFPRLAL from the coding sequence TTGGCACGCATCGACGCCGTCGGAGCACGGGAAATTCTGGATTCACGGGGCAACCCCACCGTCGAGGTCGAGGTCGCCCTCGACGACGGCACGATCGGGCGCGCCGCGGTGCCGTCCGGCGCCTCGACGGGTGCCTTCGAGGCCGTCGAGCTGCGTGACGGTGACAAGAAGCGCTACCTCGGCAAGGGCGTGCTCAAGGCCGTCGCCGGCGTCAACAACACGATCGGCCCGGCCCTCGTGGGCTTCGAGGCCGACGACCAGCGCGCCATCGACCTGGCCATGCTGGGCCTCGACGGCACCGCCAACAAGGCCACGCTCGGCGCCAACGCGATCCTCGGCGTCTCGCTGGCCGCCGCCCGCGCCGCCGCCGACTCGGCCAAGCTGCCGCTGTTCCGCTACGTCGGCGGTCCCAACGCGCACGTGCTGCCGGTGCCGATGATGAACATCCTCAACGGCGGCTCGCATGCCGACTCCAACGTCGACATCCAGGAGTTCATGATCGCGCCGATCGGCGCGCCCACGTTCTCCGAGGCGCTGCGCCAGGGTGCAGAGGTCTACCACGCGCTCAAGTCGGTGCTCAACGAGCGCGGACTCTCCACGGGCCTCGGCGACGAGGGCGGCTTCGCCCCCAACCTCGACTCCAACCGGGCCGCGCTCGAGCTCATCTCGGTCGCGGTCGAGAAGGCCGGCCTCAAGGTCGGTACCGACATCGCGATGGCGCTCGACGTCGCCGCGTCCGAGTTCTTTTCGGCGTCTTCTTCTGGGACAGGCTCGTACTCCTTCGAGGGCCAGCAGAAGTCGGCCGAGGAGATGTCGGCCTACTACGCGCAGCTCGCCGCCGACTTCCCGATCGTCTCGATCGAGGACCCCCTCGACGAGGACGACTGGGAAGGCTGGACGACGCTGACCGAGACGATCGGCGACGACGTGCAGATCGTCGGCGACGACCTGTTCGTGACCAACGTCGAGCGACTGACCCGAGGCATCTCCGAGGGCGCTGCCAACGCGCTGCTCGTCAAGGTCAACCAGATCGGCTCGCTCACGGAGACCCTCGACTCGGTCGACCTGGCCCACCGCCACGGCTTCAGCTGCATGATGAGCCACCGCTCGGGCGAGACCGAGGACACCACGATCGCCGACCTCGCTGTCGCGACCAACTGCGGCCAGATCAAGACCGGTGCGCCGGCCCGCTCCGACCGTGTCGCCAAGTACAACCAGCTGCTGCGCATCGAGGAGCTGCTGGGCTCGGCGGCCAGCTACGCGGGAGCCTCGGCGTTCCCCCGGCTGGCTCTCTGA
- a CDS encoding MazG nucleotide pyrophosphohydrolase domain-containing protein: MQVLVLSPRVAPGILTLAAWDALRAASVVRASVDDPHVRAIVDSGIAVDAGTGAPTYEPGSVWIAPTGDATWARSVADDLTGPDGQQRQVEVVFGSYDLPGSGLLDVVDVMDRLRRECPWTAGQTHESLARYVLEEAQEVHEALADGDSDHVREELGDLLMQVVFHARIAAESQGWDVDDVAAGIAAKLIRRNPHVFAPETLDHVPTTADEIDAQWQRIKLTERASDPYSHPH; this comes from the coding sequence ATGCAGGTGCTGGTGCTCAGCCCGCGTGTAGCCCCAGGCATCCTGACGCTGGCCGCGTGGGACGCGCTGCGCGCCGCGAGCGTCGTGCGGGCCTCCGTCGACGATCCGCACGTCCGGGCGATCGTCGACTCAGGCATCGCCGTCGATGCCGGCACGGGCGCGCCCACCTACGAGCCGGGCTCGGTATGGATCGCACCGACGGGTGACGCGACGTGGGCCCGTTCGGTGGCCGACGACTTGACGGGACCGGACGGTCAGCAGCGGCAGGTCGAGGTGGTCTTCGGCTCCTACGACCTGCCCGGATCGGGCCTGCTCGACGTCGTCGACGTCATGGACCGGCTGCGCCGCGAGTGCCCCTGGACCGCCGGGCAGACGCACGAGTCGCTGGCGCGGTACGTCCTGGAGGAGGCGCAGGAGGTGCACGAGGCGCTGGCCGACGGCGACTCCGACCACGTCCGCGAAGAGCTCGGCGACCTGCTCATGCAGGTGGTGTTCCACGCCCGCATCGCCGCCGAGTCGCAGGGCTGGGACGTCGATGACGTGGCAGCCGGCATCGCGGCCAAGCTGATCCGCCGCAACCCCCACGTCTTCGCGCCCGAGACGCTCGACCACGTCCCCACCACGGCTGACGAGATCGACGCCCAGTGGCAGCGCATCAAGCTGACCGAGCGCGCGTCCGACCCGTACTCGCACCCCCACTGA
- a CDS encoding APC family permease, whose translation MTSPGTWKQLVRTKDVDDVIHQNDADPTEEGHHARLDRRLTVWDLMGFGIGIVIGTGIFTLTGTAAKDNAGPAVMISFLVAGVVAMLAALCYAELAAAVPTAGSSYTYAYTTIGEIFAWIIAWDLILEFALGAAVVARGWSGYLQGVFDLPKAFFGEEDSVINLGAVFIVVVLGVIAAMGIRESKLVTNALVVVKVSICLFIIGVGLFYVSLDNQKPYIPPSEKATGASGLKQPLWQWITGIDQTAYGVTGVLVAAAIVFFAYSGFEAVANLGEETKDPAKDMPRGLIGTLIICTLLYVAVCFVLTGMVKYTRLSTGEPLADAFDQVGLGWAGIIIGTAAVAGLTSVILVDIVAMGRIGFALCRDGLLPPAIGRIHPKYHTPVVITVGTTVAVAILGAFVPLAVLAEMVSIGTLFAFLVVSIAVVVLRRTRPKMKRPFRTPQVPLLPTVSGVACIALMTNLAVETWLRFLVWLALGLVVYLVYGRHHSTLHATGSDARDLPRG comes from the coding sequence ATGACTTCACCGGGGACGTGGAAGCAGCTCGTGCGCACCAAGGACGTCGACGACGTCATCCACCAGAACGACGCGGACCCGACCGAGGAGGGGCACCACGCCCGCCTCGACCGCCGTCTGACCGTCTGGGACCTCATGGGCTTCGGCATCGGGATCGTGATCGGCACGGGCATCTTCACCCTCACCGGCACCGCCGCCAAGGACAACGCCGGACCGGCCGTCATGATCTCGTTCCTGGTCGCGGGCGTCGTCGCGATGCTGGCGGCGCTCTGCTACGCCGAGCTCGCCGCCGCCGTCCCCACGGCCGGCAGCTCGTACACGTACGCCTACACGACGATCGGCGAGATCTTCGCCTGGATCATCGCCTGGGACCTGATCCTCGAGTTCGCTCTCGGCGCGGCCGTCGTCGCCCGCGGCTGGTCGGGCTACCTGCAGGGCGTGTTCGACCTGCCCAAGGCCTTCTTCGGCGAGGAGGACAGCGTCATCAACCTGGGTGCCGTGTTCATCGTCGTGGTGCTCGGCGTCATCGCGGCGATGGGCATCCGCGAGTCGAAGCTCGTCACCAACGCCCTCGTCGTCGTCAAGGTGTCGATCTGCCTGTTCATCATCGGCGTCGGACTCTTCTACGTCAGCCTCGACAACCAGAAGCCGTACATCCCCCCGAGCGAGAAGGCCACCGGCGCCAGCGGGCTCAAGCAGCCGCTCTGGCAGTGGATCACCGGCATCGACCAGACGGCGTACGGCGTCACGGGCGTGCTCGTGGCCGCGGCGATCGTGTTCTTCGCCTACTCGGGCTTCGAGGCCGTCGCCAACCTGGGCGAAGAGACCAAGGACCCCGCCAAGGACATGCCGCGGGGCCTGATCGGCACGCTCATCATCTGCACGCTGCTCTACGTGGCGGTGTGCTTCGTCCTGACCGGGATGGTCAAGTACACCCGGCTCAGCACGGGCGAGCCCCTCGCCGACGCCTTCGACCAGGTCGGCCTCGGCTGGGCGGGCATCATCATCGGGACGGCGGCCGTCGCCGGTCTCACGTCGGTGATCCTCGTCGACATCGTGGCGATGGGACGCATCGGGTTCGCGCTGTGCCGCGACGGTCTCCTGCCGCCGGCGATCGGCAGGATCCACCCGAAGTACCACACGCCCGTCGTCATCACCGTCGGCACGACGGTCGCCGTCGCCATCTTGGGTGCGTTCGTGCCGCTGGCCGTGCTGGCCGAGATGGTGTCGATCGGGACGCTCTTCGCGTTCCTCGTCGTCTCGATCGCGGTCGTGGTGCTGCGTCGCACGAGGCCGAAGATGAAGCGTCCCTTCCGCACTCCGCAGGTGCCGCTGCTGCCGACCGTCTCGGGCGTCGCCTGCATCGCGCTGATGACGAACCTCGCGGTCGAGACGTGGCTGCGGTTCCTGGTGTGGCTGGCGCTGGGTCTGGTCGTCTACCTCGTCTACGGACGTCACCACTCCACGCTGCACGCCACCGGCTCCGACGCGAGGGACCTCCCACGCGGCTGA
- a CDS encoding 1-acyl-sn-glycerol-3-phosphate acyltransferase — MIRQRLARTIARLMRYRMVGDVPQTGILVGAPHTSNWDFITMLLVMWQGGAHPRVLVKKQLFKGPVGWLLRALGGVPLDRDNAGTVVRDLVDEAGAGNAFRLILAAEGTRSRGEYWKSGFLRLSRETGLPITLAFFDPPTRTMGFGPTFHATDDVTADMDIVRAFYADKHGIKPKNATPPRLREEG, encoded by the coding sequence ATGATCCGACAGCGGCTGGCCCGCACCATCGCCCGGTTGATGCGCTACCGCATGGTGGGCGACGTCCCGCAGACCGGCATCCTCGTCGGTGCCCCCCACACGTCCAACTGGGACTTCATCACGATGCTCCTGGTCATGTGGCAGGGCGGAGCCCATCCCCGCGTGCTGGTCAAGAAGCAGCTGTTCAAGGGGCCCGTCGGCTGGCTCCTGAGGGCTCTCGGCGGGGTGCCGCTCGACCGCGACAACGCGGGCACGGTCGTGCGCGACCTCGTCGACGAGGCCGGTGCGGGCAACGCCTTCAGACTGATCCTCGCTGCCGAGGGCACCCGGTCGCGCGGCGAGTACTGGAAGTCCGGATTCCTGCGCCTGTCCCGCGAGACGGGGCTGCCCATCACGCTGGCCTTCTTCGACCCGCCGACCAGGACCATGGGCTTCGGCCCGACGTTCCACGCCACCGACGACGTCACCGCCGACATGGACATCGTCCGGGCGTTCTACGCCGACAAGCACGGCATCAAGCCCAAGAACGCGACGCCCCCGCGGCTGCGCGAGGAGGGCTGA